In a genomic window of Platichthys flesus chromosome 24, fPlaFle2.1, whole genome shotgun sequence:
- the epoa gene encoding erythropoietin isoform X1, which produces MLQNTARGLLALLFVVLELTRPGRPTPLRPICDGRVLNPFITEAQDAHAAMRSCREGCGLSTDVTVPQTKVNFDEWEKKSAPEQIEEVQSGLWLLQQAFSFLRTSVTNTALHGHIDNSLSNLLSIKNLLRRHNIQEYTTPASTAELKDTWTVSSAADVLQNYIIFLRGKVQLLLSGTQACRPDGS; this is translated from the exons ATGTTGCAGAACACGGCTCGAG GACTGCTTGCCTTGCTCTTTGTGGTGCTGGAGTTGACCCGGCCCGGCCGACCGACCCCACTGAGACCCATCTGTGACGGGAGGGTCCTGAACCCTTTCATTACGGAGGCGCAGGACGCACATGCTGCCATG aggtcATGTAGAGAAGGATGTGGCCTGTCCACCGATGTCACGGTTCCCCAAACCAAAGTCAACTTCGATGAATGGGAGAAGAAAAGT GCACCGGAGCAAATCGAGGAGGTGCAGTCCGGCCTGTGGCTTCTACAACAGGCCTTCAGCTTCCTCAGAACCTCTGTCACCAACACGGCGCTGCACGGCCACATAGACAACTCCCTCAGCAACCTGCTCAGCATCAAAAATCTGCTGCGCCGTCACAACATCCAG GAATATACCACACCAGCAAGTACAGCCGAGCTCAAGGATACATGGACGGTGTCCTCGGCAGCGGATGTGCTACAAAACTATATCATTTTCTTGCGGGGCAAAGTGCAACTCCTCCTTTCGGGCACACAGGCTTGTCGGCCGGAtggcagctga
- the epoa gene encoding erythropoietin isoform X2 gives MEFPRLLALLFVVLELTRPGRPTPLRPICDGRVLNPFITEAQDAHAAMRSCREGCGLSTDVTVPQTKVNFDEWEKKSAPEQIEEVQSGLWLLQQAFSFLRTSVTNTALHGHIDNSLSNLLSIKNLLRRHNIQEYTTPASTAELKDTWTVSSAADVLQNYIIFLRGKVQLLLSGTQACRPDGS, from the exons ATGGAGTTCCCCA GACTGCTTGCCTTGCTCTTTGTGGTGCTGGAGTTGACCCGGCCCGGCCGACCGACCCCACTGAGACCCATCTGTGACGGGAGGGTCCTGAACCCTTTCATTACGGAGGCGCAGGACGCACATGCTGCCATG aggtcATGTAGAGAAGGATGTGGCCTGTCCACCGATGTCACGGTTCCCCAAACCAAAGTCAACTTCGATGAATGGGAGAAGAAAAGT GCACCGGAGCAAATCGAGGAGGTGCAGTCCGGCCTGTGGCTTCTACAACAGGCCTTCAGCTTCCTCAGAACCTCTGTCACCAACACGGCGCTGCACGGCCACATAGACAACTCCCTCAGCAACCTGCTCAGCATCAAAAATCTGCTGCGCCGTCACAACATCCAG GAATATACCACACCAGCAAGTACAGCCGAGCTCAAGGATACATGGACGGTGTCCTCGGCAGCGGATGTGCTACAAAACTATATCATTTTCTTGCGGGGCAAAGTGCAACTCCTCCTTTCGGGCACACAGGCTTGTCGGCCGGAtggcagctga